One part of the [Pantoea] beijingensis genome encodes these proteins:
- the tauD gene encoding taurine dioxygenase, which yields MKERLTITALGPHIGAQISNLDLSRPLSDAQFEQLYHALIRHQVLFFRDQPLTPVQQRALAGRFGDLHIHPVYPHAEGAEEIIVLDTHDDNPPDNDNWHTDVTFIDTPPAGAILAAKLLPESGGDTLWTSGIAAWDALSQPFKQLLSGLQAEHDFTKSFPEYKYRGSEEEHQRWKQAVEKHPPLLHPVIRTHPVSGKQALFINEGFTTRIVGISQKESDALLNFLFAHITKPEFQVRWRWQENDVAIWDNRVTQHYATADYLPARRIMHRATILGDKPF from the coding sequence ATGAAAGAGCGTCTAACCATTACCGCGCTGGGCCCGCATATTGGTGCCCAAATCAGCAATCTGGATTTGAGCCGTCCGCTGAGCGATGCGCAGTTTGAACAGCTTTATCACGCATTAATTCGCCACCAGGTGCTGTTTTTCCGCGATCAGCCGTTAACACCGGTACAACAGCGTGCGCTGGCAGGACGTTTTGGCGATTTGCATATCCATCCGGTTTACCCACATGCCGAGGGCGCGGAAGAGATTATCGTGTTGGATACCCACGATGATAACCCACCGGATAATGATAACTGGCACACCGATGTCACCTTTATTGACACGCCGCCAGCGGGGGCGATTCTGGCGGCGAAGTTGCTGCCAGAAAGCGGGGGCGATACGCTATGGACAAGTGGGATTGCCGCATGGGATGCGCTTTCGCAGCCGTTTAAGCAATTGCTTAGCGGCCTGCAGGCAGAGCACGATTTTACCAAATCGTTTCCGGAATATAAGTACCGCGGCAGTGAAGAGGAGCATCAGCGCTGGAAGCAGGCGGTCGAGAAGCATCCGCCGCTGCTGCATCCTGTGATCCGAACGCATCCGGTTAGCGGCAAGCAGGCACTATTTATCAATGAGGGCTTTACTACCCGAATTGTGGGCATCAGTCAGAAGGAGAGCGATGCATTGCTAAACTTTCTGTTTGCACATATCACTAAGCCGGAATTCCAGGTGCGCTGGCGCTGGCAGGAGAACGATGTGGCGATTTGGGATAATCGGGTGACGCAGCATTACGCCACCGCGGATTATTTGCCGGCTCGCCGGATTATGCATCGGGCGACTATCCTGGGGGATAAGCCATTCTGA